The sequence below is a genomic window from Lolium perenne isolate Kyuss_39 chromosome 7, Kyuss_2.0, whole genome shotgun sequence.
TGTTAAAGCAGAAATTAAACTTATTGTCACTCACACGCTAGCTTAAGATTTTTGTTTACAGACCTGCCCACGTATAGTATATATACCTTCACTCTACGAACGTATGCATGCACAATCTATCTCTATGGGCATCTCTGATAGGCTAACCTCGAAAATTGAGCCGATGGGTATTGAGATTGAAAAACATGTGACCCGCTATCGACGAAAACGTCACCTTCCCTTATTTACTTCTCTTGTATTTCCTGCCCAGAGGATTTATGCCTGGCAGGAGATTCATCTCCTCCCAACCCCACACATACTCTTGAAAAAAAAAATACACTGATATGATGGAGAGTTTTTAATCTAGGGATATCTCGAGATTATCCCCTCCAAACCTAGCGAAATAAATGGACTATTAGGAATTTTCGGGATTCGGGATAATCTTTTCCGATTCCATAAATAGCTAGAAATAAACAATGTCTAAAGAAAATATTACGAGACACCAAAACATTACATTGGGGTTTGTCTAGTGGGCTTGATACCACTAAGCTCCTAGGCTCCTAACCATTCAATCATAAGTTGGTTCTCCTAGTGACTTAAATTTGACGGGCTACCGTGCTCGCATACGCGCGGCGACCCAATTTCATGGAGCATGAGTTGTtctaaaaaaaaaatcataaaacaTCCGCGCCTGAAATTGCTTATTCCCGCTCAAGAAGGAAATTTGCAAATTTCGCGCCAGGTCGATCTCTACAAGATGGATACAAAATCCCCTCGAGTTTTATTCATTCACGGGAATTGTGGACTTAATTGCTCGTTTCCTTCTCGCGCAACACGTATTTAGGATCTAGCCAGGGTAATTGATCTCCCAGCCGCGGTAGCAAGCTTTCTTTTTCATCGACATCTTCCAGTCTTCCAGATCGATCTATCATCTATCGCTCGTGGTGCCTCTCGTTCCAGACATTGGATGGGTCGATCCAAGAAGAGAGGCCGTAATCCGGCCGATGACCTCACCGACGACCTCGTGGTGGAGATCCTGTCGCGGCTGCCGGCCAAGTCCGTGTGCCGCTTCAAGTGCGTCTCCAAGCACTGGTGCCATGGCCTCATCGCCCACCCTGACCACCGCTCCAGGCTCCCCCAGACTCTCTCCGGCTTCTTCCGCAGCTCAGAGACACGGATCGACGACGGCACGAAGTCGTCCCCCAtcatcgacagcgacgacgacgacgacttgtaCGAATCGGATCACGACACGGAATGGACAATAGCTCCCAATTTCGTGAGCATACTAGGaaagaagaaagaaaagcacGCCGTCGTCTCTGACCCCGCGCTGTCATTCTTGACGGGCTACAGAAGCGTCATCCCCAAGAGCTGCTCCGACGGCTTGCTCCTCTGCCTCTGCTGGAAGGTGGCATCCACGACCGAATCCGACTACGTGGTGTGCAACCCGGCCACCCAGCAGTGGGTGAGCGTCCCCGGCAATGGCCACCGGTTCAGGACGGACATGCGGAtgttcctcgccgccgccgcatcgGGCCACTTCCACATCTTCGCGCTCCTGCACGACGAGGATTGGGAGTGGTACACAGAAGACGTCGACATATACTCCTCGGAAGCCGGAGCGTGGAGCCACCACGAAAGCGGCTGGGCCTGGGACACCAAGGTGTCCCACCGCGGCGTCTTCCACCACGGCATGCTGCATCTGGTCACAATCAGCTCGACGATCGTCGCCGTTAACACGGAAGGGACGACTTGGAGAACCATCCCTTTGCTGGAATCCATGGCCACCACGTACCGCTATTCGTCCAACGGCCCTTTCATCGGCGTGTCCCAGGAGCGCTTCCATTACGTGAGCCACCGGCGCAGGGATGAGCACACCCTGTCGGTGTGGATtctcggcgacggcggcgacgacgaaAACCAGTGGACCTACAGGTACAGCATCAGCACCACCCGTATTTTCGGAGCCAAGATCACTGATCTTGAGGAGTACTCTTTGGTTGGGATCCATCCGGAATGCAACACCGTCTTCTTCGGTGTGAAAAGGAACCGGAAGTACGTGTTGCTGTCGTATGACATGGACCGTGGGAAAGTTCGTACTCTCGGCAATATCAGATTCGGTGGGTGGTCGTACAGGCCGTATCTTCCGTATGTTCCCTCTTTCTCAAGAATCGTTGGCTGATCGAGGTCTTGTTGGGGTGAAAGCCTGCAACTTGTTACACCAAACATTTTCAGACGCATTTCATTCACTACTTTGAAAACTTATTTGTCTTTCGAGATTGTAAGAGCTTCATTTTCTTAGCCAGATACACTTGCTGCAGAGTCCAAGTATACACTTGATATCTATTAATATATCGGCCTTTTATCAGAAATGAAAGTACATATATGTTGTACAAACGCATAGGAAGCCAACCTCCTTTGTTTCTCTGGCTAAAACAACACAGTAGGTTTTCGGTGAGAAGTTCTATAGATGAACGATCGCTGAAATATCTCTTACAGTTTACAACACTCTTCACAGAGGCCCTAGTATTAGGCACAGTACTACTAGTTCCTAGTATCTATTTAGGCTCAAGCACTCATTTCTGTTTAATAGAAGCAAACATATCCTTGAGAGGCTGACTTGGAGCATCAGCTCGGGTGACAATCTCGACGACTTTGTAGGAAGACTCCTCCGGGCATAACAATGCCTCCACAGCCACTTCTGCAACCTGGTCTCTCGATATGGAGCCATCGTAGAGAGTATCCTGCAAATGGTTCACATACAAACATCACATTCTTTACTTGTAACTTGTAAGAACGGTCGCTTGATAACAAGGCATCCAAGTTTTTATCGAGCAAGTGAATTGCATCATAAGTACCCAAAACTTGCAATGCTAACAATATGATTTGACAAGCTACTGGAGGCTATTCTTACTATATCCACACAAGAAATAATAGAATGATTTCAGCACTAACTATGGAACTTCAGGATTACGTGACGAAGATGTACACTACTACTAATCAGAGTGAGACAGAGACCGAATGGAAGACCTGAGATGCAAATTATATTCTTCTTAAAACTGCACAAGCTTTACCTCTGGCTCTATGACTATACTCCCGGTCGGCGGTTGGTCTGTAAGCCCTCCAGGCCTTATGATGGTGTAATTTATTCCTGATCCCCTGATGTATTTCTCTGCTTGCAGCTTTGCAACGAGTACTAAGCCGAACAGATTAAGCACAATGTAGGCTGGATTCAGAAGCTGACCCATCGCGGCACCATTTACTAAAATGGAGCTGACGAGTATGAATCTTGTAACTCCAGCCTTTCGGCATGCTTCCACGAGACTCACAGTCCCTAAGTTGTCCACCTGCAATTGCACAAATTTTCACCTAGCTATCACTTGCAGTAGCACAACTGAACACTGACATGGACCAGCAATTCAGGTAACGAACTGAAACTCCCAATTGGATTAGTTCGCAGACAAACCTTCCAGGGAGCAAAAGGATCGAACGAGCGCCTGAACCCCGTCGCGCAGATGACGGCGTCGACGCCGCGCACGGCCTCAACCAGCTTGTCGGCGCCCTCCGTCACGTCGGCCCTCACCTGCAGTTCAGCCGACACGCATCTCACAACACAGCTACTGACAGAATAACAGTAGTAGCAAACTAACTACTGAAGTGGAAATGAACTAACGAGCTGTAGGTTGGGGTCCTGGGGGAGGCTGCCGCGGGCCCTGCCCACGTCCGTCGTGCCGGCGACGACGCCGAAGCCCCTCTCCAGCAGCTTCTCGACGACCCGCTTGCCGGTCTTCCCCGTCGAGCCGGCAACGAACACGGTGGTCGTCTTCTTGGCGTCCGGAGCGCTCGCCGACGCGCCGTCCATCGTGGTGGCGGCCGGGCAGGTGAGGTGGAGCTTTCTGGTGGCGGGGGAGAGGCAGGCGAGCACGGGAGGCAGGAGGGGACGGGCGGTGGTGGCGTGGAAGACACCGGCCATTGGTTTTGTGTGGCCTCTGGTCTGTTACTTTGAGATGTCTCTAGTACACTAGTACCGTCTTGCTTGTACTTTGTTGTATTGGGCATGCGTTGTAAATTCTTTTTTGCATGTAGTCATGCTTTATTATTTCAAAAAATATTATAATACTACGTTTGGGGTATATTTGTTTTTGAAAAAAGCGATATGCGGGCTTGCTTCAACCATGGTAGAGATTACATGTCGCACATAGAATACCTTGTATTGTTATGTGAAACATAGTCTTTGCTACCAGAAAAACTTTATACTATCGTACTAATTGCGCTTGGCTATTTTCTTTTATTAAAACTAGTAAGACTGCTCGCGCGTTGCTACGGTTTAATTTTTACAAAAATATTTTATAGACCAGGGCAACTTCTCAACCAAAAAGATGCCGATGTAGGAAATTATTTATATAACTCATTTTAAGTATTCTTGGTACGGATTGTAATGCAGCGAACTAATAATCAAATATAAGGCAGATTGTACCATCTCTAATTTTTTCTATCAAGATACTCTATTCACGAAGCCCACAAACTAAGGTTCATGATAAAAGATGGCAAAAGTGCAAAGAAGCTTAAGAACGCAAACACTGTTGAAATCACGTAACCAGCACAGTGATTTGTCGCACGCTTTTTCCTGTCACTCATGATGAAGTCAGAAATGCCACCCAAGGCCGGTCCATAGATTTCAGGGGGCCCTAAGTCGAAACGACATCAAGACTCCAGGTTCATAATGGCAAAACTTTCCTAGGAAAGGGGGCCATGGCCCCCTGGTCTAGAAAATTCCTTAAAGATATCTATTTGTACTAAATATTTAAATATCACTTAATAAAGTTTAAGCATGGTTAGTGCTCTAGAAAATTCCTTAAAGATCAAGATGTTGACCAAGATAGATCTCTGCCCATGTTAAAAAATTAAATTAAATAAATATGATGAGGACCCAAAGAATTTATTTGTCTCCAAAATCTCTGATCTTTGTGAGAACCCAAAGAATGAGGAAGATACTGGTCATACGGATCTGGCATGTCAAAGTGCGGAAAAAACACGTGGACATAAGAAAATATTTGTTGATAATTAAAAGGTTAGACTTAGCTAGAAAACTAAAAACAATAAAAAATAGTATGTAGTTATGAGAGCTTTTATTTGGAATGGCGAAGGTTTTAGAGATGGGCTGAACATTTATTCATCCAAGAGTCGTTCGTGACCATAAATTAGATATTCTGGCTTTGTTAGAAATAAACCAATCTAACTTCTCAACTCTGTTTTTAAGAAACTTAGCAACACGACattatttcttttggttttttctaaCACCTCATGGGAGGTTTTATGGAGTCACTCAATGTCAAAAAGAATCGGGAGACTTTTGTGTTGTGTCGTCTAAGATCCAAAGTTGGATTTGAATGAAACTTCATAACAGTTTATGGGGAGCTGAAGAGGCTAACAAACACCCTTTTTCTAACTGAGCTAGTTCAATTTTTCAATAATCATGATCTTCCTATGATGGTAGGGTAATTTTAATATTATTTGGGAACCACATGAGACAAGACAAACAATGATAATTACAATGCATGTGCCCCTTTGTTTTTAATGCCATAATCGTAAGTCTAAATCTAAGAGAAATAATTCTCTCTGGAAGCCAATATATTTGGGCTAGCTGCCTAGAAACACCAACATATGAAAAATAGATCGTGTTCAAGAAAGTGTGGATTGGGAGCAAAAGTTTCCATTCATAACGGTAAGAGCATTGTCGGAAATTCTCTTATCGTGGAAACAATCCTCCTAAAATAtggaaaaaaacaaaataagacaTATGAGATGCGTCCTAAAAGGATGGACGCGTCATGGATGTGGTATTTATAAAACGTAAAAGGAAAGACTAATTGCCTCTCAATACATCCAAGAGTGGTATGTTGAGAGATACAAATGATCGGTTGACAAAACCAATACAGGAGTAGAGGGCAAAAGTTAAACACGTGCAAAAGAAAGGGGAAACGATATAAAATATTCCATCTTACTGCAAATTAGAAACATAGAATGAAGAAAATGTTTTCAGTTAGAACAATACGAGGGGTCCATAGTAGGGGACGAAAATCAGAAAGTGAATATCACATAATTCTACAGGAAGTTATTAGGGACACCGGCTTATTTCTCTTTAAGAGAAGATAGTAAAAAAcctgtgcgttgcaacgggatggAAAAAATAACTTTTCTGTAAAAACGTGGGCCCAATCCAAATTTTGCTTTAAGCTACATCGAACCAAATTATAGTAGAATCAGTTTTCCTTTTCTTCTCACTCTTTAGTTTTTATTCTTCTTATTTGAGCTACTCTCAGATATATTGAATTGCTTCAACTGACATCGTGTAGTATATTATCCAAGCAGTATGATTAGCTGGATCGTCCACGCTCACAAAATTCCACACACGCGTACATAAATGATAAGACAAAAATAGTATGTGCAGCCCTAaccaaagggggggggggggggggggggcataacTATAATAAGGCATTGCGGCTAATATAGTAAATCTGTTTAATTTGGCGTATGACTCGTGCAGACACGTACTGCCAAGATAAGTCTGTTTAATTTGACGTGTGACTCATCCTAACACTTACTGCCAAGATAAATCTGGTTAATTTGATGTATGACTCATCCTGACACATACTGCAAAGATGGTAAAATGTCATGGTGTACATTGATTTGGGAATTAAGCACAGTATACACATTACTGAATATAATCCCTCCGTTCCATCAATCTTgtctgagatttatcaaaatttggaTACCTAGATATTATTTGGTATCTAaataaatttgaatttaaacaaaTCTTAGATAACTTTTGTGGGACGAATGGAGTATATCTACGCATAGCTGGGAACCAATGCTTACAGGCCAAGAATTTAAATCATTTGCATGTATTTTTTGAAAGTGTGTAAAATATCCATTAAATTTTACTGACATAGCAAGCAACAACAGCCATACCTCTGCCTCTACTGTGTTGTATTTTTCTTTGTTAGTAGCTGCACCACCTTGCTTGTTATCCTAAATCAATTGATGGACTTGATTCCTTCTGCGTGACCAGTAACGATGGACAAATCGATCGATTACCAGAGTGGTCGTAGTGAATAAAAAAATCGAGCTGGACCTTGAGCTGTGAAGACGGATAATGATAGAGCTCCAATTGGTGTGATGCACACTACGCGTGTACATGGCCAGGAGGCAGGAGCTGCACCGCAGCGTCAGTTACGCGCGCGGCTGGTGCGCGGTTCTTCGTGGTGTCTTCCAGGAACTCACCTTATTTCAGAGTAGAGAGTACTAGTAATTGGCAAGCACTGGTAGGCAGTCGCACAGGACCACACGGTGCCTGCCGCTGGATCGATGGCAGCTTCATGAACACAGACATGATTCGCACATGGAGGAGCCTGCTTAATTGCTGATGTGTGGCCACGTTGTTGGCTTCTACGCTATCGCGAAGCTACAACATTGGTACCGCTAGCGCACTAAGCGCATCTCCAGCGCCGCGACATAAATCGGtgtccgcgagcgtccgtttgcgtcgcgcggcgGACGCGAGAAAGACCGTTTTTATccgtgcgtccgtttgcgtctggaggtggctccagcggcccgacgcatttcTACGTCGGCATGAAATATGAAGTTTGAAAATAATAAGATGCAAGAGATTCAACGAAATCATAGTCCTTATTACATCCAAATTTTaaaaagtctacatgaaaataagatggtAGTCCTTTAGGCATGGTCTTCATGGCTAGCCAAtgtccactgatgctcaatcagatccatCTGCAGCCGTTTGCAGACGTTCTCGTCAGTGATTTCTACATTCATATGCAGATAGTTCTCCCAAGATAAAGTCCCAGGGAGTGGCGCAACTAGCTCACCTTGGAAGTCCCAGTGGTTCttattgcggccatcaggacgctagttctcaacgatcatgttgtgcatgatcacgcagcatgtcatcatctcatgcatggtcttcagtgACCATGTTCTTGCTGGGTGACGGATAATTGCCGACCGaacttggagcacaccaaatccgcgcTTCACATCTTTCCtacaagcctcttgcatcttggcaaacctcctcgtcttctcggagtttggattacggacagtcttcactAGTGTGGtccagtcagggtagatgccatcagcaagataatatgacttgtcatattcatttccattgatctcatagctcacccggggagctttgccttgcatgagccggttgaaaaccggtgatcggtgcaacacattgatgtcattgttggaaccggccatgccaaagaatgaatgtcaaatccataaatcttgagatatgtcagcttcaagaatgacagtccgTCCCTCCGCATGCCCGCTGTActgaccctgccatccaaatggacagttcttccactcccagtccatgcaatctatgctgccaatcattgctgggaaccctctagactcgttgatagacaacaGCCGCCTTttatcctcaacagttggctccctacagtaatactaTCCGCTCGGCAAAACCGGTACATGgactcaaggcaggtgctctcacccattcgaagatactcatcgaatatatcagcaGCCATTCCATATGATAGCATGCGAATAGCGGCGGAGCATTTTTATACTTGCAGTGACAAAACTGAACACTGACACCGACAAGCAATTCAGGCATCCAACTGAACTCCCAACTCGATTAATTGGCAGACAAACCTTCCAGGGAGCAAAAGGATCGAACGAGCGCCTGAACCCCGTCGCGCAGAtgactgctggcgtgtagttaacacacgtctgttgggaaccccaagaggaaggtgtgatgcgtacagcagcaagttttccctcagtaagaaaccaaggttatcgaaccagtaggagtcaaggaacacgtgaaggttgttggtgacggagtgtagtgcggcgcaacaccagggattctggcgccaacgtggaacctgcacaacacaatcacaatactttgtcccaacttaacagtgaggttgtcaatctcaccggcttgctgtaaacaaaggattaaatgtatagtgtggaaaatgatgtttgtttacgaagaacagtaaagaacaagtattgcagtagattgtatttcagatgtaaaagaatggaccggggtccacagttcactagtggtgtctctcccataagataaatagcatgttgggtgaacaaattacagttgggaaattgacaaatagagagggcataacaatgcacatacatatcacgatgactactatgagatttaatcagggcattacgacaaagtacatagaccgctatccagcatgcatctatgcctaaaaagtccaccttcaggttagcatccgcaccccttctagtattaagttgcaaacaacagacaattgcattaagtatggtgagtaatgtaatcaacacaaatatccttagacaaagcattgatgttttatccctagtggcaacagcacatccacaaccttagaactttcatcacatcgtccctgcattcaatggaggcatgaacccactatcgagcataaatactccatcttggagttacaagtatcaacttggccagagcctctactagcaacggagagcatgcaagaacataaacaacacatatatgattgataatcaacttgacatagtattccatattcatcgggtcccaacaaacacaacatgtagcattacaaatagatgatcttgatcatgataggcagctcacaagatctaacatgatagcacaatgaggagaagacaaccatctagctactgctatggacccatagtccaggggtgaactactcacacatcaatccggaggcgatcatggtgatgaagagtcctccgggagatgattcccctctccggcagggtgccggaggtgatctcctgaatcccccgagatgggattggcggcggcgacgtctctggaaggttttccgtatcgtggctctcggtactggggttttcgcgacgaaggctataagtaggcggaagggtagggttggaggcagcgcgaggggcccacaccatagggcgggcgggcccctccctggccgcgccgacctatggtctggccacctcgtggtgctggagatatgcccaagaggcaataataaaatggttattataatatatctttgtgtttatgataatgtttgcataccatgctttaattgtattaatcgaaacattgatacatgtgtgttatgtaaacaacaaggagtcccaagTAAGCCTCTTgagtaactagcttgttgattaatagatgatcatggtttcgtgatcatgaacattggatgttattaataacaaggttatgtcattgagtgaatgatataatggacacacacccaatcaagtgtagcataagatcatgtcattaaatttatttgctataagctttcgatacatagttacctagtcctttcg
It includes:
- the LOC127313694 gene encoding uncharacterized protein — translated: MGRSKKRGRNPADDLTDDLVVEILSRLPAKSVCRFKCVSKHWCHGLIAHPDHRSRLPQTLSGFFRSSETRIDDGTKSSPIIDSDDDDDLYESDHDTEWTIAPNFVSILGKKKEKHAVVSDPALSFLTGYRSVIPKSCSDGLLLCLCWKVASTTESDYVVCNPATQQWVSVPGNGHRFRTDMRMFLAAAASGHFHIFALLHDEDWEWYTEDVDIYSSEAGAWSHHESGWAWDTKVSHRGVFHHGMLHLVTISSTIVAVNTEGTTWRTIPLLESMATTYRYSSNGPFIGVSQERFHYVSHRRRDEHTLSVWILGDGGDDENQWTYRYSISTTRIFGAKITDLEEYSLVGIHPECNTVFFGVKRNRKYVLLSYDMDRGKVRTLGNIRFGGWSYRPYLPYVPSFSRIVG
- the LOC127313696 gene encoding uncharacterized protein At2g34460, chloroplastic, translating into MAGVFHATTARPLLPPVLACLSPATRKLHLTCPAATTMDGASASAPDAKKTTTVFVAGSTGKTGKRVVEKLLERGFGVVAGTTDVGRARGSLPQDPNLQLVRADVTEGADKLVEAVRGVDAVICATGFRRSFDPFAPWKVDNLGTVSLVEACRKAGVTRFILVSSILVNGAAMGQLLNPAYIVLNLFGLVLVAKLQAEKYIRGSGINYTIIRPGGLTDQPPTGSIVIEPEDTLYDGSISRDQVAEVAVEALLCPEESSYKVVEIVTRADAPSQPLKDMFASIKQK